DNA sequence from the Vicia villosa cultivar HV-30 ecotype Madison, WI linkage group LG3, Vvil1.0, whole genome shotgun sequence genome:
gaattaacatgagatagtatgatactagtgttaattggaattTATGTTCGTATTTAATAATTGGCCTATATATGTGAATAGTATATTTGTTATAAATATGTATATGTACAAATGGTGGATAATCCTTAGAGTTGAATTATCGTGATATGCAgaatgttaagatggtagagatgatcttaattgcatatgtgttggtGATTATTGTACATATATTCATAACATAGTTTGCCTTGATAtagaggtggtttgctttgaaatagAAGTGATGGCTTGATCCTTGAGATGGATATAGAAGCGGTaagctatatgtttacgtttggtggacTTCAGTCTTgttcggatcggaagcgtggcttagattctagatattgaatcggaaagcggaggaactttgggttcacattcggtaccacatgcatagagtcacatgtcttacatcgagtcacattggtgttatgtgatatttgaatatatgcaattgtgtgattgttatgtgtgtatgagatgtgatgatttaatttggtgatgtttgatataTGATTTGGTGATAATTATATTGGataatactatttacatgattatgcgaAGTGTGTTAAATTCCTATGATTGTTAATTAAATCAATGTACTTGATTATAATTTCTTCATTAttatttgaattctcacccttctgtttgaatgttgccctttaTTGGTAGCGTGCAGGTTCAGCCGCTTAGTAGCTCGTGAGAGGTTTAGCCGGAGAGCGTCCGAGTTTGTTAGTTGtgtgattaggtagtgagtcaatgctctggtcatgtaacactgggttgggattagtagtattgaactcatattttattttggatatgTATTATGATATTATCTAATGAACATGTATGttttattatttgttgttgagaggccatAGTGCCTAATACCTTGGATATgacgttatattatcttgtggattattattgagatatgattatGGTATGTGATATGAtcatttatgaaatacatgagtatttattattttcgctgtgaatgcatattcttgatgaattatgacaaGTGAAAGGTGTTACCTTGATGACCATGTGTAATTGTATATTTGATGACGAATGATGTTGGTTtttgaaagcttttagtttttggaaacatcgatgtgacgccctttgcttatatgcatacttatttactctgattatatgtttaaaatatttggggtattagaaaggggtgttacaacctCCACCAAGAACAGAAAAACAAGTCAGAGGAAATCTTagacgattgaactacatctccaaaTTTATCTCTCACATGACTACAACTTATGGAACAATCTTCAAGCTCCTCCGTAAAGACCAGGAATGTAAATAGACAAAAGAATGTCAGAAAACTTTTGATGATATCAAAGAATACATGCAGGAACCTCCAATTTTGAGCCCTCCGGTAGAAGGAATACCATTGATAATGTATTTGACCGTTCTTAAAGATTCTATGGGGTGTGTCCAGGGTCAGcaagacgagtctggtcgaaaaaaGTATGCCATTTATTACTTGAGCAAAAAGTATACCGATCATGAAAAAAGATATTCActgctcgaaaaaacttgttgcactcttgtatgggctgctcgccgactaagacagtacatgttGACTCATACGACATATCTCATTGATGGGATGTTTATGTATAGTCTAAATTTAGAACTGCAAGTGCACAACCTATTGaagtaatatataaaattatcgaaccacagagaccgATCGTCAATCTATCGACTTAATTGTTAAGGTGTTTATCTAAGGCATATCAATATAAGGGAATGAGTGCAGTATAAGGAAATAAAAATGAGTTAAATTAAATAGATAAAGACAAACAGGATCGAATGTAAATCACGTAAAGCAGACAATGTTCCAGTTATACATGTATAGAGCTACTTCTGAGGCAATATTTCCTACTTATAGAAAGGAATGATTTAATGGGAACTTGTCGCTTTCGGGtactaagaaccgagtttacCCTTTAAGTCTATCTCTTCATTTGTCACGTAATGAAAAGTGCGCATTGCGTTAAAGCAGtgaacctatttttaagaaatcaatTACTTATCTTAGTAGAAAAGTGATTTTAACTTGAGAAATTTAACTTAAAGAGATTTTTGGTGTTTATCCAAAGATCGGATTTCAAACCCacaaacgcgtccgaaaatagtttcGAAATCATTTTCTAAAAATATGTTAAAAGACTCTAGTTAACCAAACGAATGGCTTTCGCTCTTTCCGTTTGGTTAAGAACTAACCTAGTTTGATCTTAAGTATGAacgactttcgatcttacccataaACATTAAATACAGTAAACTAGTATTAAAGGTTAAAACATCCTCAGTAGTTTCTTCCATTAATAAAACATTGGAACACTATCGTGATACGGTCCTTACATTCTAATCCTTataaatttagccagacatagaAATAAATGCGAGCCTGTAAAACATGAAGGCTATGGTAAGAGCGGAAAGTAAAAGGTACAAATCTATAAAATGTGTAGCCTATGGTAAGAGTATTTAAAGTCTATAAAACGTGTaaactatggtaagagcatttaaagtctataaaacgtgtagactatggtaagagcatttaaagtctataaaatgtgtagactatggtaagagcaataagataaataaataaataaagcgaTTAAATAGAACCTTACTCCAATCGGAGATTTGAATCTGATACAAAGTAAAGGATGGTATGATgaacttcaaccaaagtgctccaaaCTAGATTACAAACTTAATCTACAGCGTAATAACTCCCCGATGTGAAGAGATTATCACTTTATAGATACTGATAGTATATGGCTTAAGAAGTACTAAGCTTGGATGGAAAACGAAAATGAAATGAACTTGCTATTTATAGAGGTCCTTGAAGCCATGTAAAGACCAGCATGCCCCTCAACTTCTTTTGAGCGGGAAACTATTTGTGAAGGCTGCGGGCGCAGCCACCTCATCGCAGGTGTGGTGTGTACAAAGATGAAGATCGTGGGAACGTGGCAGTTGGCCACTGGGTGAAAGTGGGCCATGTCATCACGTTCCCTGTATCCGGGGAGGAGCTGGATGCCATGTGTGTATTTTGCTGAGAAAATCCTATTTTTCTGGCGTTTTTGCTTGTTTCTTCACGGAAGGCTCTGAAAGGACATGTGATCTGAAAACAAAGGAAACAAGGGCATAATGatagaaaacaataataaaaactaaggaaaacatgtgatattcgagtCAAAAACATAGTGCAATTCGGTGTCATCACTcatatccaaaatggatccgattaaATACTTATTTGAAAATCCTACTTTGACTGGAAGAATTGCCCGCTGGCAGATGTTATTATCAGAGTACGATATCCAATATCGTGCCCAAAAAGCCATTAAAGGAAGTGTTTTAGCCGATCATTTGGCTTATCAACCCATTGACGATGGTCAATCCTTGCAAGacgacttcccagatgaagagatCATGTATTTGAAATCTAAAGATTATGAAGAGCCTTTACTTGAtgaagggccagatcctgaatctCGATGGGGTCTGGTATTCGATGGAGCTGTTAATGCTTATGGTCGAgaaattggggcaatcattatcATGCCACAAGGATCTCACGTACCATTTACTGCAAGACTGAtgtttgattgcaccaacaatatggaagaatacgaagcttgtatcatgggactGAAGGAAGCCATTGATCTTAGAATCAAGACtctggatgtatatggagatttcTTCCTAGTTATTAAttagat
Encoded proteins:
- the LOC131659152 gene encoding uncharacterized protein LOC131659152, whose protein sequence is MDPIKYLFENPTLTGRIARWQMLLSEYDIQYRAQKAIKGSVLADHLAYQPIDDGQSLQDDFPDEEIMYLKSKDYEEPLLDEGPDPESRWGLVFDGAVNAYGREIGAIIIMPQGSHVPFTARLIDYARRLMTFFNQVEFHHIPHGKNQMADTLATLASMYQMRFPNEAPNIRIMRLDRPTHVFIVEVITYDKP